ATAAAGAACAAAAAAAGCGAAAATTTTAAATCAGCCATCCCCCTTAAATGTCAAGATAAGAAATTGCAAATCCTCATCCTCTCAGGCGCGGAACTTTGACTTTTATTTCCTTAGACCTCTGGCAAAATTCCTCTAAACCCACCCCCAATAACCCTTCCTTGGTCAGGGGGGGAGTTAGATTTTGCCAAAGGTTAGAAACCCGGTTTCTTTACAAAATTTTTGCTCATAAGCCACCCATTAGGAACAGAAACCGGGTTTTTTGTCCTCCGGATTTAATACTGAACTGACGCCCTCGAAAACTTTTAGCTTTTTTCTGAACCGACGAAACGTACTCCCTTAAAACCTTTGATGTCTTCTACCCACTCCACCGTTACCGTTACCGTTCCGGCCACCACTGCTAACCTCGGGCCGGGTTTTGACTGTTTTGGGGCCGCATTGACCCTGTACAACCAGTTTAAATTTTCAGCGATCGCCCTCAATCCATCCACACCGGATCAAAAAACGCTTCAGATTCTCGTCAAGGGGTTAGAAGCCGATCGCGTGATTGCTGATGAGACGAATCTGGTCTATAAAGCCTTTGCTAAATTCTACGCCCATCTCGGCCAATCCCCTCCGCCGGTAGAAATCGAGATAGAACTTGGAGTTCCCCTAGCGCGAGGACTGGGAAGTTCCGCAACGGCGATCGCCGGTGGATTAATGGGCGCCAATCACCTCGCCGGAAAACCCCTGACTCCACTACAACTGGTGGATCTGGCGATCGACATGGAAAAGCATCCCGATAACGTCGTTCCCGCCTTACTCGGGGGATGTCGTCTGGCGGCATCGACTCCGGAAGAATTGGCAACCGATCGCCCCGGTTGGGAAATCTGTGACGTTCCCTGGCATTCAGAAATTGTCCCAGTAGTGGCGATTCCGGATTTTGAGTTGGCGACAGAAACAGCGCGCCAGGTCCTGCCAACCCACTACACCCGGGCGGATGCGATTTACAATACCGCCCATTTGGGGTTACTCCTGCGGGGATTAGCCACTAACAATGGTCAATGGTTGCGCGTTGCCATGAGCGATCGCCTCCATCAGCCCTATCGCAAAAATTTGATTCCCGGTTATGATGCGGTTCATGCAGCGGCTTTAAATGCGGGAGCCTACGGGTTGACCATTAGTGGTGCGGGTCCTACCCTGTTGGCGTTATCCTCTCAAGGGCAGTCCGCAGATGTGGCGATCGCAATGGTGGAAGCATGGCAGAAAGCCGGAATCAAGTCCCAGGCGCAATCTGTCCAAATTGATCAGCGAGGGTCGGTGAGTGTGGAAGCGAAATCTCCCCTTAAAGGATTTCCCC
Above is a window of Laspinema palackyanum D2c DNA encoding:
- the thrB gene encoding homoserine kinase; amino-acid sequence: MSSTHSTVTVTVPATTANLGPGFDCFGAALTLYNQFKFSAIALNPSTPDQKTLQILVKGLEADRVIADETNLVYKAFAKFYAHLGQSPPPVEIEIELGVPLARGLGSSATAIAGGLMGANHLAGKPLTPLQLVDLAIDMEKHPDNVVPALLGGCRLAASTPEELATDRPGWEICDVPWHSEIVPVVAIPDFELATETARQVLPTHYTRADAIYNTAHLGLLLRGLATNNGQWLRVAMSDRLHQPYRKNLIPGYDAVHAAALNAGAYGLTISGAGPTLLALSSQGQSADVAIAMVEAWQKAGIKSQAQSVQIDQRGSVSVEAKSPLKGFPQNKIVNS